One segment of Brassica napus cultivar Da-Ae chromosome C3, Da-Ae, whole genome shotgun sequence DNA contains the following:
- the LOC106386980 gene encoding molybdopterin biosynthesis protein CNX1 — protein MDASEGCCGSDEKSEMIPTEEALRIVLSVSERLPPVVVSLQEALGKVLAEDIRAPDPLPPYPASVKDGYAVVASDGPGEYPVITESRAGNDGLGVTVTPGTVAYVTTGGPIPDGADAVVQVEDTVVIGDVSTEPRRVKILIQTKKGTDIRRVGCDIEKDATVLKTGERIGASEIGLLATAGVTLVKVYPMPTVAVLSTGDELVEPRAETLGRGQIRDSNRAMLVAAVMQQQCKVVDLGIVRDDRKELERVLDEAISSGVDIILTSGGVSMGDRDFVKPLLKEKGKVHFSKVLMKPGKPLTFAEINAKPTKSSMGKKVLAFGLPGNPVSCLVCFNLFVVPAIRQLAGWISPHPLRVQARLQQPIKSDSIRPEFHRAIIKWKENDGSGTSGFVAESTGHQTSSRLLSMRSANALLELPATGKVLSAGTSVSAVIVSDISGFSIDKKNSVSEPKSITKEMKNNEVPGPDYKVAILTVSDTVSAGAGPDRSGPRAVSVIDSSSEKLGGAKVVATAVVPDEVERIKDILQKWSDVDEIDLILTLGGTGFTPRDITPEATKQVIERETPGLLFVMMQESLKITPFAMLSRSAAGIRGSTLIINMPGNPNAVAECMEALLPALKHALKQIKGDKREKHPKHVPHAEASPAPAADTWDKSYKAAYEGAEETKDAGCSCTH, from the exons ATGGATGCTAGTGAAGGTTGTTGTGGCAGCGACGAAAAGTCCGAGATGATACCGACGGAGGAAGCTCTGAGAATAGTACTCAGCGTCTCCGAGCGTCTACCTCCCGTAGTCGTATCGCTGCAGGAAGCGCTTGGGAAAGTGCTGGCGGAGGATATTCGCGCTCCTGATCCTCTGCCTCCTTATCCAGCTTCCGTCAAG GATGGGTACGCGGTTGTTGCTTCAGATGGTCCCGGAGAGTACCCGGTGATTACAGAATCAAGAGCTGGGAATGATGGCTTGGGTGTGACTGTTACTCCTGGAACTGTGGCTTATGTTACAACTGGTG GACCTATACCTGATGGTGCTGATGCAGTTGTCCAAGTTGAGGACACTGTAGTAATTGGAGACGTTTCAACTGAGCCAAGAAGAGTCAAAATACTGATTCAAACTAAGAAAGGCACTGACATCCGTAGAGTG GGTTGTGACATTGAGAAAGATGCAACTGTACTAAAAACTGGAGAAAGGATTGGTGCCTCAGAAATTGGCTTGCTAGCAACTGCAGGAGTAACCTTGGTAAAG GTATATCCTATGCCAACAGTTGCTGTTCTCTCTACTGGGGATGAACTCGTCGAGCCGAGAGCTGAAACTTTAGGTCGTGGTCAG ATTCGGGACTCAAATCGAGCAATGTTAGTGGCAGCAGTGATGCAGCAGCAATGCAAAGTTGTTGACCTCGGAATCGTCAGAGATGATAGAAAAGAGCTTGAGAGAGTTTTGGATGAAGCCATATCCTCTGGAGTCGATATTATTTTAACTTCTGGTGGTGTTTCAATGGGAGACAGGGATTTTGTCAAGCCATTGctcaaagagaaagggaaagtACATTTCAGCAAG gTATTAATGAAACCTGGGAAGCCTTTGACGTTTGCTGAGATCAATGCAAAACCAACTAAAAGTTCGATGGGGAAGAAAGTCCTTGCATTTGGGTTACCAGGAAATCCTGTAAGCTGTTTAGTTTGTTTCAATCTCTTTGTTGTCCCTGCAATCCGCCAGCTTGCAGGATGGATAAGCCCCCATCCACTGAG AGTGCAAGCTCGACTGCAGCAGCCCATAAAGTCAGATTCCATTCGTCCGGAGTTTCATCGAGCCATTATCAAATGGAAAGAGAACGATGGATCAGGGACTTCCGG ATTTGTTGCTGAGAGCACAGGACATCAGACGAGCAGTCGGCTTTTAAGTATGAGGTCGGCTAATGCTCTGTTGGAGTTGCCTGCTACGGGGAAAGTGCTTTCTGCTGGAACTTCTGTATCAGCTGTAATCGTTTCCGATATCAGTGGCTTCTCTATAGATAAGAAAAACTCAGTATCAGAACCAAAATCTATTACAAAAGAAATGAAGAACAATGAAGTACCTGGACCTGATTATAAAGTGGCTATTCTTACTGTTAGTGATACTGTTTCAGCTGGGGCTGGACCTGATCGAAG TGGGCCCAGGGCTGTATCTGTGATTGATTCCTCGTCTGAAAAACTGGGAGGAGCGAAGGTAGTTGCAACAGCTGTTGTCCCCGATGAAGTTGAAAGAATCAAAGACATTCTTCAGAAATGGAGCGATGTTGACGAAATAGATCTCATTCTTACACTTG GTGGTACTGGCTTCACTCCAAGAGATATAACACCTGAAGCAACGAAACAAGTGATCGAGAGAGAAACACCCGGTCTTCTCTTTGTTATGATGCAAGAGAGCTTAAAG ATAACGCCATTTGCGATGCTCTCACGCTCTGCAGCAGGAATCAGAGGCTCGACATTG ATAATCAATATGCCCGGGAATCCAAATGCAGTGGCCGAGTGTATGGAGGCACTGTTACCAGCGTTGAAACACGCTCTAAAGCAGATCAAAGGAGACAAGAGAGAGAAACATCCGAAGCACGTACCTCATGCAGAAGCCAGCCCCGCACCTGCTGCTGATACATGGGACAAAAGCTATAAGGCTGCCTACGAGGGAGCAGAAGAGACAAAAGATGCTGGCTGTTCTTGTACTCACTGA